A stretch of DNA from Francisella uliginis:
ACTAAAAATAGACATTATTAATTCCTTAAAATTTCTTTTTCAAAAAAAGTTTTATTAAGACTACTTTGATCTTCATCATGATCATCTAGAGGCTTACCGGCTAAGAAATTTATAATTCTTTTATTAGAACTTTTTCTTATATTTTCTGGAGAGTCGCTTGCGATAACTTTTTTATCTCCAACAATAATTACATGATCAGAGATCTTTAGAGACTCTTGGATATCGTGAGAAACTATAATAGAAGTCATATCTAAAGATTCATTTAATGTTTCAATTAGTTTTAGAAGTTTATTAAAGGAGGCTGGATCTTGGCCTGTGAAAGGCTCGTCATACATCATAATATCAGGATCCATAGCAATAGATCTAGCTAGAGCAACTCTACGAGCCATGCCGCCGGAGAGCTCGCTAGGCATCATATCTATAGTGTGTGCTAGTCCAACAGCTTGTAGTTTTAGTAGTACAATACTTCTGATTAGTTTCTCATCAATCTTTGTATTTTTTCTTAATGGAAATGCTATATTTTCATATACATTCAAATGTGTAAATAGAGCTCCTGATTGGAAAAGAAAGCCCATTTTACGGCGTAGCTTCTCAAGATCTTTTTCTTTACTGTTTCTTTTTATAAGTGCAGTGTTTATGTTTATTGTACCAATATCTGGTTTGATAAGACCTGCTATTAATTGAAGGATTGTAGTTTTACCAGCACCAGAAGGCCCAAGGATAGTTGTTATCTTATTTGATGGAATAGTAAAAGTAATATCATCATAAATACAACGATCACCTCTATAAAAAGAGACATTGTTAAAGCTGATATTACTCATGGACAAAAGAGTTAGTTAAAAGGTATATTAACTTCTATAGTTGAATTTTTGCTACTATCTTCAACTTTTAAATCTATATCTCTAATATTTTCTTCAGATAAAGCAATATATTTTTTTACAACTTCGATAATTTCATCTTTAAGTTCAGCTAGTAAGTGACTGCTTATTCTAGCAGACTTTGGTTGTAGCTCACTTCTTTGGTGAGCAACTATTATCTGTAGCCTTTCTTTTGCTAATGAAGCACTCTTTTGTTTTTTGTTTAATCCAAAAAGTTTAGCTAACATAACTAAGATTTACCTATTAATTTTTTAAAGA
This window harbors:
- a CDS encoding ABC transporter ATP-binding protein, coding for MSNISFNNVSFYRGDRCIYDDITFTIPSNKITTILGPSGAGKTTILQLIAGLIKPDIGTININTALIKRNSKEKDLEKLRRKMGFLFQSGALFTHLNVYENIAFPLRKNTKIDEKLIRSIVLLKLQAVGLAHTIDMMPSELSGGMARRVALARSIAMDPDIMMYDEPFTGQDPASFNKLLKLIETLNESLDMTSIIVSHDIQESLKISDHVIIVGDKKVIASDSPENIRKSSNKRIINFLAGKPLDDHDEDQSSLNKTFFEKEILRN
- the minE gene encoding cell division topological specificity factor MinE is translated as MLAKLFGLNKKQKSASLAKERLQIIVAHQRSELQPKSARISSHLLAELKDEIIEVVKKYIALSEENIRDIDLKVEDSSKNSTIEVNIPFN